From Triplophysa dalaica isolate WHDGS20190420 chromosome 24, ASM1584641v1, whole genome shotgun sequence:
ACTTTACACCATTACTTTAGAAAGGATTATTAGTAAGGAAAACATCTCGTTCAGTGGAATGtaggtggctcttaaaagagcctttgtgtTGATATGGGTGACGTAGTTTAAGCGCGTTCTCCACGGATGCGGCGAGCCAGCTGAATGTCTTTAGGCATGATGGTGACTCTTTTAGCGTGGATGGCACACAGATTGGTGTCCTCAAAAAGGCCGACCAAATAAGCCTCACTAGCCTCCTGCAAGGCCATGACGGCGGAGCTCTGGAAGCGCAGATCGGTCTTGAAATCCTGAGCGATTTCTCTCACCAGACGCTGGAAAGGCAATTTACGAATCAGCAGTTCGGTGGACTTTTGATAGCGGCGGATTTCTCTCAACGCCACAGTACCGGGCCTGTAACGATGAGGCTTCTTAACGCCGCCGGTGGCAGGGGCACTCTTGCGGGCAGCTTTAGTAGCGAGCTGCTTCCTAGGCGCTTTGCCGCCAGTTGACTTACGAGCCGTCTGCTTTGTTCTTGCCATGATCACAACTGTTCACCGTCAGATGCAGAAGAGATTAAATACAGGATATGACTTTAGCTGCAGGCTGCTTTTAAAGGCTAGTCGACCATGACCTCAGAGGGCGGCGACAATGCACTGAAATGTGATTGGATAATGTGAGACGTCTACGTATTCAGCTGACCAATGGGTGTTCGTTTCCTGATTTTCAAACGAGCATGAGCGTTTCCCGCCTGAAACCCTTTTTGTATATTAGTCCTTATAACGCATCGAGCTCTGTAATTACATTTCTACGTGTTATAGCCCCATACCGACAACTATAATCTCTCCCTCaagcacaatataaaacaaatatatagaaaaaGTACACGTTTGTCCTTTTAATGACGAGTAGTTTGTTCTTGTCGTTTTATGAATTAAATGTGAAGCCAGCTGTGATGCCTTATTGTTGTTATTCATTGGCAAATTATTGAACACAATGATTGTGTTTGTGATTGTAGTGCGTAAATTtccttaaaaaagaaattaagaaaaacgtCACAAGACTAGCATTTATAATCATATTGAAAGTAGACTTCTTACACACTACAAGGAATATCAAGGGTGTATTTAACCTTTTATTTATTGCATGTACAAGTGgttggctcttaaaagagcatTTTTAGTTTCGGGGAAACTTGTCTACTTGGTCTTGGCGGGCTTCTCGGTTTTCTTGGGTAGGTAACACCACCTGGATGTTGGGCAACACACTGCCCGAGCGATGTTCACGCCGACCAGCAGTTTAACTTCGGGGCGGCCTTTTCTGGCTTAGCTGCTTAGGCTTTGTCGTCTTGTCGTTTAGCAGCCTTGGTATTCTAGGGACTTTTAGCTGCTTTCTTAGGGGCCGCTGGCTTCTACGCCTTATACTTTTAAAATCACTTGAAGTAAATGTACATCATTGAAGTACTCGTAAAGTGTTATTTATAGTTATAGTGGACATAGTGAAGCACGCCCCATCCATGCGCTTCCCCTCCCTTTGTTAATGACATTTATCTGCATCTATTTCCCCCCAATTTACCAATTTCTTTCAGAAAATtaagttctttaaaaaaacataagtaaatgtcaataaatgttaatcaaaatgtaaacaataaagGACAACGGGAAAAAGTAATCTTTAAAGAAGGTTATACATTACAGCTCGGTGATCAATACATAACGGtaacttacacaaacacatttaacatgCACCCTCGTTCCGGTTCCTTATCGTCTTTCTCGCGCCTTCTAAGCACACAGTCTATTTTCCCTCGGCTGTTTTAAATATACTAGGATAGACAACTATTATTCAAGAAATGTGGCGAAAATAAACGTTAGATAGATGCTCTTTATTCGAGAATatgggtggctcttaaaagagcctttggggTTTTGAGAATATCAGCGGGAGTTTATTTGGAGCTTGTGTACTTGGTCACGGCCTTTGTTCCCTCAGACACGGCGTGTTTGGCCAGCTCACCGGGCAACAACAGACGAACGGCGGTCTGGATCTCTCTGGAGGTGATGGTGGAGCGCTTGTTGTAGTGAGCGAGACGAGATGCTTCACCGGCGATGCGCTCAAAGATGTCGTTGACGAAAGAGTTCATTATGCCCATCGCCTTTGAGGAAATACCGGTGTCGGGATGAACCTGTTTCATCACTTTGTACACGTAGATGGCGTAACTCTCCTTCCTTGTCCTCTTACGCTTCTTGCCTCCCTTTACAGCCGTCTTGGCGACGGCCTTCTTGGATCCCTTCTTCGGCGCGGACTTTGCTGGCTCAGGCATGTTTTCTTCGATTCAAACACGAAGCTATAACCTCCCAAGCAGCTCTGTGAGAAGTATTTATTCCCTGTCCATGCTAATATTCACAGACTGATTGTGTGTCTTCAttggacaaaaaaacatgaatcgATTTCATTGGAAGACTTGAAACGTAAAAGAGCCAATCAAAATGTTGCAAACGGTAGCCTCGCCCATCGCCTCATGTTTGAAACGTTACATGTCCTCCCCCACTCAGgtcttcttttcttttgccgcctattttataatttaatggATATATTTCTGCAAGCAATGCGAggatttttctttacatttatgtttatttatataaatacatttctttatctaattctttttttttgttttctaattgTACAACGCCTATACTATGGATTGTGGATGctcttgttttttctgtttctttggaaaattaataaaaaatatacgcGAGAATATAACAGtactttatattataataatttaccCAGACGTAATTCGAAAACACAATTCAAAGTAGGATTTAAAACTCATTACCAAGCTCACTATAAGAAAGTATCTctagaaaacatttgaatggTTAAATTGTGTTAGAACCATGGTATAAATGGAGAAGCagaataaatcatataaaatagtataaaacatacataagGATGGCGAACATGTAAATAGTGTCGTAGTAAAACACTTTACGCACTTTATTATAGCTATAACGTGACGAGATATAGCACACAAGCTAAAACTGGTTAAGCTCTTTGTTTGAGAAtgtgggtggctcttaaaagagccgtttgtgttgtgttgaattGAAGTCGTTTAACCACCGAAACCATACAAAGTACGTCCTTGTCTTTTCAATGCATAGACGACGTCCATTGCGGTAACTGTTTTTCTCTTGGCATGTTCAGTGTAGGTGACGGCATCACGAATAACATTCTCCAGAAACACCTTCAACACACCGCGAGTTTCCTCGTAGATCAACCCGGAGATACGCTTGACGCCGCCGCGACGAGCGAGACGACGGATGGCCGGCTTGGTGATACCCTGGATGTTATCACGCAGAACTTTGCGATGACGCTTAGCGCCTCCTTTACCGAGTCCTTTTCCGCCTTTGCCTCTTCCAGACATGATTAAATGAACAGTACAAGTACAGAATGTTTGAGATAGGGTGCAGAAATGGGATTTTATAGCTGCTTACAAGACCCAGTGGAAACACCCAAAATGAAGGCGGAGCTAACAGCGTGTACAACTCCGTTTTCAGACGTtttccaaaatcatgtttttgttatgttgttatgttatgttgtattgtgttagttattttttgagttattatggctaaaatcaaaacagtttgattgatattaatttgaatgcacaataacacatttttttaatcgtaGTCACCTCAGTTTGGGAAcactcttgttttctttgtcttaGTTAGGGACCGTAAACTGCATTCAGCTGAATGTTGTAACGACAATCCACTAGTGCCATACTCTTCAATTTAAAACGTTTAGCCAAGACGTAGTATGGCGccgtaaatgttttaaacttaCGGGCTATAAAATCTGTTACTTTAATATTTGTGATTATCAATCCAGCTCAtattctaaaatgtttaaatgttccTTGCCATGCCGCAACAAATGTGCATATATCATAAGAAGAATGACATGAACCTcagattaatattttaaagatcggttaacatgctatttcatgcattcagacttctttACACCGTTAAACGTGCTGCCGTCTCATGTTTAATATTGTCAACTTATTAATAAACGAGTATActacgtatgacgtagtatttctgtgcttgataaaCTGTCCTAGCACTCCTACTTGTTTAGGAAAGTCTTGTTTCGTAACAGGAATCCTTTTCCTTTAAAAGACcactgtgtatttttttggctccattgacagaaatgcaatataataaacataactctgtcttcagaggtgtataaataccttacaaaatgaagcgttgtgtgtttattaccttagaattagctatttctgtctacatacaccgaCCGTCTACATTGACCGCGGTCAATTTGCATATGATTCTCCAAATCGCCATGTTCTGTCGGTGTGTTTCGACACAGGAGGGGTTGAGTGAGCTGtttgttgcaattcgcaaccttgccgctagatttcaTTGACCTAATTAATAACTAATTGGTCATCTCACTCGGAAAAGCGAccacggcaaggcgaaagaaatagcctaCCCACGCGCCAACCAATGAGCGATAGAAAGACCTGCTTATCAATATTGGCCTTACCGCTATTGGAATTTAAAGTCGTAGATGTAATTTTTTTCCTACTGAGGCTGTGCTCAGGTTGTTTATTTGCGCACTTAAGTTACTGGTTCACAATTAATAACCGTAAGGTAAACAAAAGACAATGTTATGTTGCCGGGTCTATGTAGCATTACCGTTCCTTGTCACAAATTTAGTGTTATGCCTGTAAACGATGACTACCAAACACgatccatgttttatggtcaaatGTTGCTGATTCCCTGTCCATGCATGTAGACTTATGTTATAATGCACGATTCCCATAGCGAGTTGAGTGTAAGTTAGTGATTGCACCAATTACACAAAGCACAACGCCtagtgtgtttctgaaaatACAACAACAGAAAAGTATTATTTTCGTTGGTTACTAAACACATTCAGGTACCTGCGCTGTGTTCTCGGTGACTGTAAATGTAGCCAATGTTAGCACGCTAGGTGCTGCCCTAACAACAATCTGCTACCTCAGAGTTGTGTAGGCCTACCCTACGGGGCCCAAAAGAGCAATGAAGTACATGTACAGTTAATGAAGTGACATGATGTTAACAAACTCACGTGTATTGCGTTGCCTACGGGGAAGCCTTGTACAATTGCTCTTATCAAACACATGGGGTAACCCTTAGCATAAGTTCTCTCGTGTTGCTTTAATCTAACTGCTTTTAAAGACCCATGGGAAATGGGGAACAGTGGAAGGGCAGAATTATTTAAAGCAAATGTATTAATTACAAGTTGTTATATATGTAGAGGCCTCTGACACGTTTAACGCTTCAACAGACACTAACAACGGAAAACAGAAATGCAGCATTTAttcaggggtgccgccagaaattctgggccctatggaaaccaaaatttctgggccccctacaaatagcaaaaataaaaagggggtctgctcttctgggccctcaatcagcctgggcccttagaatcttTCTAACCTTCcaccctttacggcgcccatgcatttattattaaaccataaaataaatgttcggAATTAATCTGTCAAATATGAAATCTTTAATGATATTGAAATGAACGGTGCTAacgttttttattcaaattcttcaattataaaaatgttacttgGACTTATGTACATTGCACAGTAAATGTGTGCATGTGACTTTTCAGAAATTGTTCAGAAGCAATACTCAACAGACATGACAATAGGCCCGAGCTCATATTAATTTCAGTAGTTACCTAACACAAGGTGAAAATTAAAGAACAATgtaatgaacaaaatataaatctgCAAGGCAAAATGTTCCAATTGAATCATATTTACTGGTGCGGAGATTGGGATCATacttgtgtcatttttttatgttgaataaatagttttgtttatCTAATGTGATTTCTTCAGTGGGACATTCAACATGCCCATCTTGGTATTATTCtttgtcataatttattaaaatgaatttaacagTTAAATTTGACAGAATAGCACATTTTTATATAGCGTGGCCTATACTCCAcagcatttaaaatgaagatattttgataggGTCATTGAATACTTGTGTATTAACCAAGATTACAGAAATGTGCGgaaaaagtcaaacaggtttgaaatgaaaagagggtaaatgatatcagaattttcttttttggaggatgaactatcactttaacgcTTACATTAATCGCATTTAGTAACCTAACTGACCTAACAGTTTAAGAGCAAATAACATCTAGCAAAAAATGCCCATCTGTATCCTAAGGTTTAGTAGTTATGCATTAGCATTCCTAGCCTGCCCACCATTGAGAATTtatcaaatatgaaatatgccatattttctgaaaaaatgaCCTCAGCACCCTATATTTCAGGAACATGGACCAAAAGCATGTTGATGACCCATTCAGCACTCACCCAGTGTTCTTTTTGTAAGATAACGCTTCTATGCAATTGAAATTGCCAGCAATCCATGTTTTCACCATTATAAAGTAGAGGGCGCTGTTGCCCATCTTCTAAGAGTCTACACAGCAGATATATCACCCAAAAACAGGAATTACTCTATCTGTGTTTAGATCTTTGTTCTGAATCTAATCTCTGTAAAGTCTTTGACCAAAAATATCATTGCTTTTTTTcgaaagtttatatttttaaagaaacctaTCCACATTCGAAAGGTGATTAaaataactgaactgaactgaagaACTGAATACTTTTTAAAGCAGAGGCTATGCTCTTCTTTAATATAAGTGTTGTAGTCGAGACCACCAAAAGCGAGACAAGAGGGTGTCAACATGAAGACAAGACAAAGACTTTGAGGGCTGAAACCAAGCCATGACCAATCCAGGCCGAGACCAAGACCAGCACTCCCAAAATTCATTCAAAAGATCCTCAAAACACTAAAacgtcataataaaaaaataaaataagtaccTTATTGTGCAGAAATGTATGTGTAGGATGTTTTATGTTCCATAATTTATTACCCTGtaacatattaacatttttgggcaGGTAAAAATTCCAACAACtaaacattccattccattttctaccgcttatccgaactacctcgggtcacggggagcctgtgcctatctcaggagtcatcgggcatcaaggcaggatacaacctggatggagtgccaacccatcgcagggcacacacacacacacactcactcatacATTacaactaaacataaaaaagaaaaatacccCAGAAAAATTTAAGTCTGTGACCTTCAACAAAACATTCAGTGACTTAAATAGATAGTTTCATAGCTTTTTTATCTAATCAATAGCAAACTAGCTGTGTGTTGCTCAGAAAAGCACAAAAGTTCAGATTTGTTCTAGATTTGTTTGGGACAAGTCAGAATACAACAAGAACTGATGTTTAATTACGTCTAAAACTTAAGTCACTTATTAACTAAAGgtttattgaataattatacaaaatgaGTTTGTATAAACGAAGATCTCATACCAGTACCATTTTTGCAATCACATCTCGGACATTGTGAACCTTAgtgtgtattcattttgttgacaGATTTTTTCAATCTTTAAGACAATTCCCCATTCTTCTCTTACCAGCAGTAAAAGTATCAAAAGTAACAGAAGAATCAAATAAGGAACAAGCGGTGAATGCTTTTAAAGCCAGATGTTTTACACCCAATCACATGAATGATGTAAACACCAAACAATGCACCAACAATTTAGTGTCCTTCATACAGTTATGGTCTTGACCTGTCTTGAAATAAAACCCTGAGACTACTAATACAGAGACCAAGACAAGATCGAGACACCAAAGACAGTGGAGACCGAGACAAGACCATCCAAATAAGGGCTTTGAGACCAGTCTTGAGTACTATAATACTAGTTCATATATTAGAAGAAAATATtctgaaaaacatgaaatgtgcTGGTGGTAAACATTTAACCAGCTCACTTTTTGTGTTGACAATAAAACAAAGTATTTGAATGTTGtttgaaataatattaaagTCAGCATGAAACGGAAGCAGCGATTGTCTTCTTTTCTTTATTGGAATGAATATCCGAGTGAGATGGCCTCTGAAATGAGAAGAAATGTAGGGCAGAACTTGATTTCGTCTGTCGAGTACTGGTTGGAtcgttgtttattttttgtcgGTTTTTTTGGAGGGGGTCTGGATCGGAAGAGAGAAGGAAGGAAGAGAGGTCATTCAGAGGAAGGAAGAAGGTTaacatttttgattaaagattataagGGCACattcatttgcaaaaaacaatgaaatacacttcaatgtttaattaaaaaaaaactacagttGTCAATTTCAATTTTACCGAAGAATTCTGTAATTTTCTGTAGTTTATATTGTGACTATTACTTCGTAAAAAGAGACTCACAACGTAATGCAATTCTACTTCATGGCGTGGCCGGATCATTACACTGAGCAATGAAGTTCTCTTTGACTTTCGGCACCTTGTGCAAATACACCAATGGACCAATACTCACACTCCTTGCCAAATGTGGTGCATTGAGTTCAGGAGGCATGAGTTTTTATATAATGGAATTCATGCATCAAGATGAAACTCTTTTAACAGTGCTGTGCTGCTCATTTTAACATTGCACATGCACAGTCCTTTCATGGTGCAGACCGAGGTAAAGTACCGATATAtaaccaatgttttttttttccattattgTTCATTACACTCTCCCTGTCAATATGACAGTAATGTTTCAGTCGTGTTTTCTTTGAAGTTCGTAACGTTCGATTTTTTCCAAAATTGTTATAATGTCAAACTTTTACTCCAAtgctgtaaacatgtttatttgtaaagtacatatatatacacCTGCAGGGTTTTATAGAcactttagtaaaataaatttcatgttaatataaaaaacagtaaacaaGTTCCTCTTCAGTTGGTCTTTTTATCTGCGCATTTGTATTTTCATAAGGTTTTGGGCACGATTCAAATATGAAATGCCTCCTCTTTCCACGAGAGGGCGCTCCGATCACGTGCCTGTAATAACgttaatattgtattatattttaattgatGGAGCACAATGAAGATCCACATCAAACACGAAGAGTTACACCGTAAACCGTAATTTAATTAACACGATACAATATTTTTGAGCTACATAAATTATTACGAAAGATAAACGTTGTTTTGACGTGAAACTTTTTTCCGTTTAATGCTCAAAAACACTTGCAAAACTGGGAGGAAGGTTTTAAATGTCCTGGACGTCACCCTGTTACCCGCTTTCCTTTTAAAACTTAAAGTTCTGCTTGTTTTCATGACTGCAGCACGAGGGTTAAATCCCGCTCTGCTCTTAAGCGCCTCCTTCAGCTCCAAAGGCATTTCCTGCCGTCCAGACTCCCACAATAAACAGCTGTACGGCAGCGGTTATGGCACGCTTCGTACCGCTGTTGTATCCTTCCGGCAGTCCCATCATCCTCCGGTTCTCAAAGATGCAAGTGTGCACGATCAACTTCAAACTTCCAGCCCTATCGCGCTTTAGAAACGGTGTCTCGAGCGCCCTTTACTAAAATCAACCCGACAGACGTCATACGGAGTGAACGTTACTTTGTTTCAGGACGAACGCGTGCTTCCCCCCGTTCATATTTCCTATTGACTGACGGTTACCAGGGAGATCATCATAAACCGTCGAAGGGATCTGTTATTTTCGCGTCGCGTCCGCGTGATCGGAGATGAAGTCGACGGGATATATCTAGAAAACCTGCCACGTTTCTGTCTTCGAGGGGCGAAGTTGCGACTGCAACGGAGGTGAGTCAAAGCGGGATTGTTACGATATTGCTACATATATCAACGTTTTTGTTTGATCCGGATTAGCATGATGCGCTTTCAATAGAAACGGGCGTAACAAGCATCACTGGTCGCACTGCATTTGGATGTATGATGTTCATTTTCCTCTTTGGGAGACAGCCAGCCAGCCATCAATCCATACACACACTGCACGAATTTCTTGATCGTCGGCTTTCGTCTCTATAGAGCGATACAGATGCATATTTTACTTTCGTTTGGCAGCTGATGTGAATCAGTTATAcgtatttacatatttatatgtaGTCCGTGTTGTTCACATAGTCGTtctgttttcttatttatacCTTATTATAAAGAATCATGTTGGTAGAAGCTTAGCTGTCAGACATTTAAAGTATGGTAATTCAAATAATGCTATATGTCTACATGTTACTGCCATCGTAAACATATGGATTTCATTGTAGTGTAGTTATTAGAATAATTAATACAAGAAAGTCATTTTCATGTTCGTGTAAATTTCAATACgatagtttattttaattttaatgtgcgttttattttattacatttttgcattgtgaAACAAGCAGActacaaataataatgtaaatgataatacaaataatatagaACTACAGAagtgtatataatataaataagtcAATTAAATCATGTTATCATAAGGATGGGGAAATTATACATAAGCAGATTGTAATAATATGAAAAAGAAAGCATATTATGTggtacattattattatatcaataacatttatattatttgcgAATTCCCACTCTTTTTGTAACATGCTGCTACATACATGTGTGTAAACACTCATATTAATTTCATTATGACCATTGCTAAAGTCATTCTGTTTCAGGCAGCAGTAAATAACGCAGAAAAGGGTTTTAGTTTGCATTGTGAAACAAGCAgacaacaaataataatgttaataataataataatattatagaACTACAGAAATGTACAagtgtatttaatatatataagtaCAATCATAAGGATGGGGAAGTTATACACAAGCAGATAGtaataatatgaaaaaaagCATAATATGTggtacattattattatatcaataacatttatattatttgcgAATTCCCACTCTTTTTGTAACATGCTGCTACACACGTGTGTGTAAACACTCATATTAATTTCATTATGACCATTGCTAAAGTCATTCTGTTTCAGGCAGCAGTAAATAACGCAGAAAAGGGTTTTAGTTTGCATTGTGAAACAAGAAgacaacaaataataatgttaataataataataatattatagaACTACAGAAATGTACAagtgtatttaatataaataagttAATATAATCATAAGGATGGGAAAATTATACACCAGCAGATTATAATAATATGACAAAGAAAACATTATATGTggtacattattattataattatatcaataacatttttatttattgtcgAATTCCCACTCTTTTTGTAACATGTTGTTGCACATGTGTGGAACACGCACATAAATTTCATTATGACAATTTGCCAAAGACATTCTGTTTCAGGTTTTAGTAAACAACGCAGAAAAGTGTTTCACTTTCATGGATAAAAGTAATATAATGGGAGATATGCAGGAATTTAGCACATTACAGATAATCCACGACTTTGGCTACTATCAGAGCTTATCTGTTTGCTCATAGCGGTACGATTCTTTATTGTGAAACTAATCCCATATCAACAAAAGCCACTAGTGAAAATCACATTCAGTAGATCCAGATTACTTATGAGAAGCATCTGGTGACATTTTGTAAAGAGCAAACCAAGCAATGAGCCCTaacagtccagtgtttgttgtttaatttattcGTACCCTCCGTTACACTGACTCGGTTTTCTCGCTGATGGCTCTTTGTGAGAACTCCAGACAGctgaactcttttttttaaaggggtcataggCTGGTCAGTCTACACTTCCTGTACACACGACCAAGACCCTTCCAGGGCTTTCTGCTATCCAGCACTATCAAAATGAAGTTATGATTATTAGTATTCAGGGTTTTTCCTGAATACTCCTGAATAGctcttttatcattttcaaaaaatgtacgtTTCAGCCCACAATCgccaactgaattaaccagtcttgcattctctgtggttcactttaaatgaatcaaTGGTCTCTTAAATTCACTAGTGACTGAAcagttcaatagtttaaatgaatcggttcaaatgagtcattcatGTGCGAGTCTTTCTAAAAGcaatgtgcgttcatactgACGTACAGTACACGCTGATCCACATtccaactgcacagctaaagACATGACGATGATGtacgtcatgttaatttaagaaatttcaagaaatgaaaCGTACTTGGATGCGAAACAAACAACCGctagctcttgttctgcaaATCTTTTTAACT
This genomic window contains:
- the LOC130414690 gene encoding uncharacterized protein LOC130414690 — its product is MSGRGKGGKGLGKGGAKRHRKVLRDNIQGITKPAIRRLARRGGVKRISGLIYEETRGVLKVFLENVIRDAVTYTEHAKRKTVTAMDVVYALKRQGRTLYGFGENMPEPAKSAPKKGSKKAVAKTAVKGGKKRKRTRKESYAIYVYKVMKQVHPDTGISSKAMGIMNSFVNDIFERIAGEASRLAHYNKRSTITSREIQTAVRLLLPVVIMARTKQTARKSTGGKAPRKQLATKAARKSAPATGGVKKPHRYRPGTVALREIRRYQKSTELLIRKLPFQRLVREIAQDFKTDLRFQSSAVMALQEASEAYLVGLFEDTNLCAIHAKRVTIMPKDIQLARRIRGERA
- the LOC130413938 gene encoding histone H2B 1/2, which codes for MPEPAKSAPKKGSKKAVAKTAVKGGKKRKRTRKESYAIYVYKVMKQVHPDTGISSKAMGIMNSFVNDIFERIAGEASRLAHYNKRSTITSREIQTAVRLLLPGELAKHAVSEGTKAVTKYTSSK